From one Humulus lupulus chromosome 8, drHumLupu1.1, whole genome shotgun sequence genomic stretch:
- the LOC133798177 gene encoding uncharacterized protein LOC133798177, protein MENGKNCHCRPPRPVVEKTAWTNKNPGRRFRTCNKYRIHGGCNFFEWIDPPMCHRAKVVIPGLLRKIGDLETEITSLSTTTDIGSHRQCSGSSNGFETQSHNLQNVGRESCESCAESRGRVNDGGRMQCYYFLNTMYFAVILLVVVIWATKSK, encoded by the exons ATGGAGAACGGAAAAAATTGCCATTGTCGACCACCAAGGCCAGTGGTAGAAAAAACGGCTTGGACAAACAAAAATCCTGGGCGAAGATTCAGAACATGCAACAAGTATCGG ATTCATGGTGGGTGTAATTTCTTTGAATGGATAGACCCTCCAATGTGCCATCGAGCAAAGGTGGTCATCCCTGGACTACTAAGAAAAATTGGTGACCTTGAAACTGAAATCACATCCCTAAGTACGACAACTGACATTGGAAGTCATCGGCAATGCAGTGGTTCTTCAAATGGATTTGAGACACAATCTCACAACCTTCAAAATGTTGGAAGAGAAAGCTGTGAAAGTTGTGCTGAAAGCAGGGGTAGAGTAAATGATGGAGGTCGAATGCAGTGTTACTACTTTTTGAATACTATGTATTTTGCTGTAATTCTATTGGTTGTGGTTATTTGGGCTACAAAATCAAAGTAG
- the LOC133798178 gene encoding uncharacterized protein LOC133798178 — translation MGGNVFDYVHGFYKKESLQKAYGQSVHPMPSPDMWPQTGLNPIDPPPETKLPGRPKKARRRETDEPPPALKKARRTGQVKTCSNCLKTGHRRETCKSAKVVVENRVVKKRGRPPLQNPTESTLLRKERRLKQHAKGGTSGATNAQPDTV, via the exons ATGGGAGGTAATGTCTTTGATTATGTCCACGGATTCTATAAAAAAGAATCATTGCAAAAAGCATATGGACAGAGTGTGCATCCTATGCCTAGTCCAGATATGTGGCCTCAGACAGGACTCAACCCAATTGATCCACCACCTGAGACGAAGCTGCCTGGAAGACCTAAGAAAGCTAGGAGAAGGGAGACAGATGAACCTCCACCTGCTTTAAAGAAAGCTCGAAGAACTGGACAAGTTAAAACATGCAGCAATTGTCTGAAAACAGGCCATAGGAGAGAAACATGCAAATCTGCTAAGGTGGTGGTTGAG AATCGTGTGGTCAAAAAGCGAGGTCGTCCACCACTGCAGAACCCAACTGAATCCACACTTTTAAGGAAGGAAAGAAGACTGAAACAGCATGCTAAAGGAGGAACTAGTGGTGCAACCAATGCTCAACCCGATACTGTCTGA
- the LOC133798179 gene encoding DEAD-box ATP-dependent RNA helicase 18-like: MDADPLNLNRALTETRFSDLKPELSKSVLEALSQTGFEFCTPVQAATIPLLCKFKDVAVDAATGSGKTLAFVVPLVEIIRRVSTPPKPHQVMGVIISPTRELASQIFKVAQPFIATLPNFKSILLVGGTDVKADMAMIDEEGANLLIGTPGRLNDIMERMEILDYKSFEVLILDEADRLLDLGFQTQINAIISRLPKLRRTGLFSATQTEAVEELAKAGMRNPVRVEVRAETKSVNGTILSEQAASSRTPSSLHLEYLECEADKKSSQLVDLLVKNKSQKIIVYFMTCACVQYWGLVLPRLAPLKGFNLISLCGDMKQVAREKALDHFRSLSSGVLLCTDVAARGLDIPGVDFVIQYDPPQDPNVFVHRVGRTARMGREGNSVVFLLPKEEAYVEFLRLRRIPLQEREFSEGASDIIPQIRTAATKDRDVMEKGVRAFVSFVCGYKNHSCSYIFRWKELEIGKLAMGFGLLKLPSMPEVKRFSLSIEGFTPAEDINWEDIKFKDKSREKQRKKNLQAKKEKQLYEQKPRKPSKNSNAEPSAMRKKTAKQRRAVQTVEDEDELTRDYRLLKKLKKGTIDESEFAKLSGIEDLL; encoded by the exons ATGGACGCCGATCCCCTGAACCTCAACCGGGCGCTGACCGAGACACGCTTTTCTGACCTCAAGCCGGAGCTTTCTAAGTCCGTTCTCGAAGCCTTATCGCAAACCGGGTTCGAGTTCTGCACTCCAGTTCAAGCCGCCACAATCCCTCTACTATGCAAATTCAAAGACGTAGCTGTGGACGCTGCCACCGGCTCAGGAAAAACTCTAGCTTTCGTAGTTCCACTCGTCGAGATCATCCGTCGCGTTTCAACCCCTCCAAAACCTCACCAG GTAATGGGAGTAATTATTTCTCCTACAAGAGAGCTAGCGTCTCAAATATTTAAAGTTGCGCAACCATTCATTGCGACGCTTCCGAATTTCAAGTCCATCCTCTTAGTCGGGGGAACCGATGTGAAAGCAGACATGGCAATGATAGACGAGGAAGGAGCTAACTTGTTGATTGGCACTCCTGGAAGGCTTAACGATATTAtggaaagaatggaaattttgGACTATAAGAGCTTTGAG GTTTTAATTCTAGATGAAGCAGATAGGCTATTGGATCTGGGATTCCAAACGCAGATAAATGCAATTATATCTCGCTTACCCAAGCTTCGTAGAACTGGCCTCTTTTCTGCAACTCAAACTGAGGCCGTTGAAGAGCTTGCCAAGGCAGGGATGAGAAATCCTGTGAGAGTTGAAGTACGGGCTGAAACAAAGTCGGTAAATGGTACAATATTATCAGAACAAGCTGCATCTTCGAGAACGCCTTCCAGCCTTCACCTTGAG TACTTGGAGTGTGAAGCAGACAAAAAATCATCACAGCTTGTGGATCTCCTTGTTAAGAACAAGAGTCAAAAGATTATAGT ATACTTCATGACTTGTGCTTGTGTTCAATACTGGGGCCTTGTTCTTCCGCGTCTTGCCCCTCTCAAGGGTTTCAATCTTATCTCTCTATGTGGGGATATGAAGCAG GTTGCAAGGGAGAAAGCCTTGGATCATTTTAGATCCCTTTCGAGTGGTGTTCTTCTATGCACTGATGTTGCAGCACGTGGGCTGGACATTCCTGGTGTTGATTTTGTGATTCAG TATGATCCCCCTCAAGATCCCAATGTCTTTGTACATAGAGTTGGACGAACAGCTCGTATGGGCAGAGAAGGAAATTCAGTTGTTTTCTTATTGCCAAAG GAGGAAGCTTATGTAGAATTCCTACGTCTGAGAAGGATTCCTCTTCAAGAAAGAGAATTTTCTGAAGGTGCTTCTGATATTATTCCTCAG ATACGAACTGCAGCAACAAAGGACCGTGATGTCATGGAAAAAGGAGTTAGAGCATTTGTTTCTTTTGTATGTGGATATAAAAATCATAGTTGCTCATACATTTTCAG GTGGAAAGAACTTGAAATTGGGAAGTTGGCCATGGGATTTGGTCTATTGAAGCTTCCTTCAATGCCTGAGGTGAAGAGGTTTTCACTTTCCATTGAGGGGTTCACTCCTGCTGAAGATATCAATTGGGAGGACATCAAGTTCAA GGATAAATCTCGGGAGAAGCAAAGAAAGAAAAATTTGCAAGCTAAGAAAGAAAAGCAGTTGTATGAACAAAAACCTCGAAAACCCAGCAAAAACTCAAATGCTGAACCTAGTGCAATGAGGAAGAAAACAGCTAAGCAGAGACGTGCTGTACAGACAGTTGAAGACGAAGATGAGTTGACACGAGATTACCGCCTCCTGAAGAAGCTGAAAAAGGGGACTATTGACGAAAGTGAGTTTGCAAAATTATCAGGTATTGAAGACTTGCTTTGA